A genomic segment from Aquibium oceanicum encodes:
- a CDS encoding DUF411 domain-containing protein, with amino-acid sequence MLRALTLITLLLAGGVTVQAEEALKATLYKNPQCGCCEGYADYLRQNGFEVEVKPTNDLTQISRKAGVPENFQGCHTMFIDGYVVDGHVPVDTVRKLLSERPDIAGVTLPGMPLGSPGMGGEKTAPFEIFAVTKDGKTPALYATE; translated from the coding sequence ATGCTACGCGCTCTCACCCTGATCACGCTCCTCCTGGCCGGAGGCGTCACCGTCCAAGCGGAAGAGGCCCTCAAGGCCACCCTCTACAAGAATCCTCAGTGCGGCTGCTGCGAAGGTTACGCCGATTACCTGCGTCAGAACGGGTTCGAGGTCGAGGTCAAGCCGACCAACGACCTGACTCAGATCAGCCGCAAGGCCGGGGTGCCCGAAAACTTCCAGGGCTGCCACACGATGTTCATCGACGGCTACGTGGTCGACGGGCACGTCCCGGTCGACACCGTCCGTAAGCTGCTGTCGGAGCGTCCCGACATCGCGGGCGTCACCTTGCCCGGCATGCCGCTCGGCTCGCCCGGAATGGGCGGTGAGAAGACCGCACCGTTCGAGATTTTCGCCGTGACGAAGGACGGAAAGACGCCCGCGCTTTACGCGACGGAGTAG